One window of the Solanum stenotomum isolate F172 chromosome 11, ASM1918654v1, whole genome shotgun sequence genome contains the following:
- the LOC125845037 gene encoding uncharacterized protein LOC125845037: MAASAPLSHTFCTLRFPSSSSSKAARTSIHPFAQCTHHNFSLNKQCETTKFALSRWNPIIVNHTRRSSAKTCLSFQDSAPEASDDEDNLSELEMSKDVADEKYSSRLKPLMQVYKEAILVGDVKLISEIEAVISSVDKERDDMAQKVSALSADINSGKEKYIRLQADFDNYRKRSENEKLRIRTNAQGEIIESLLPMVDNFERAKRQIKLETEMEKKIDASYQGIYKQFVEIMRSLRVAVVPTVGKPFDPALHEAIAREESQEFSEGIVIEEFRRGFLLGDRLLRPAMVKVSSGPGKRVPSSVTQKSPAATVGVDES; the protein is encoded by the exons atggCAGCTTCGGCTCCTCTTTCTCACACTTTCTGCACACTTCGattcccttcttcttcttcttctaaagcAGCAAGAACCTCAATTCATCCTTTTGCTCAATGCACCCATCACAATTTCTCTCTCAACAAACAATGTGAAACCACTAAATTTGCTCTATCTAGATGGAATCCAATAATAGTGAACCATACCAGACGTTCCTCGGCGAAAACCTGCCTCTCATTCCAAGACTCTGCTCCGGAA GCAAGTGATGACGAGGATAACCTCAGTGAATTGGAAATGTCAAAAGATGTAGCGGATGAGAAATATTCATCTAGATTGAAGCCCCTCATGCAAGTTTACAAGGAGGCCATCCTAGTCGGAGATGTAAAGCTTATTTCTGAAATTGAGGCGGTCATATCCTCAGTAGATAAGGAGAGAGATGACATGGCTCAAAAAGTATCTGCTTTATCAGCAGATATCAATTctggaaaggaaaaatatatccGTTTGCAAGCAGATTTTGATAATTATAGGAAAAGATCTGAGAATGAGAAATTAAGAATTAGGACCAATGCTCAAGGGGAAATAATTGAGAGCCTCTTGCCCATGGTTGATAACTTTGAGAGAGCTAAGCGACAGATCAAACTAGAAACTGAGATGgaaaagaaaattgatgcaAGCTACCAGGGAATATACAAACAATTCGTTGAGATAATGAGGAGTTTGCGCGTTGCTGTTGTTCCAACTGTTGGCAAGCCATTTGATCCCGCG CTACATGAGGCTATTGCTCGTGAGGAATCTCAGGAATTTAGTGAGGGAATTGTAATTGAAGAATTTCGCCGTGGGTTTTTACTTGGAGACCGCCTTTTAAGGCCAGCTATGGTTAAGGTTTCATCAGGACCTGGTAAAAGGGTACCTTCTTCAGTCACGCAGAAATCTCCAGCAGCAACTGTCGGAGTTGATGAAAGCTAG